In Drosophila santomea strain STO CAGO 1482 chromosome 3L, Prin_Dsan_1.1, whole genome shotgun sequence, a single window of DNA contains:
- the LOC120449099 gene encoding T-cell activation inhibitor, mitochondrial → MSMSLGPKIRKLVTSRRHFLLLRRSLNQDLTTALRPFYFAVHPDFFAQHPEQRNTNENSLKLLSEHLEALYERRQRSGDNQVLKFYVRTSADADKRDSFKLIQIRTDWQSTRDPKTFIQGLLESCNLSTEYVKNIKAQPESPKTSGLDIKPSRDYHYDMEFAEFESQLKNERASKRPVLTSWLEENAATAKQRSKETADLQAEIDKLKKVLVEKLELQDARYECGWNIEHYRGCLKTLERLSNTHLLEMASLKGRIVVFAPFTGISLEGHVMLFTGDVLSTWIDFIKNIPHHDAYLKVVPVYERTLSQVLLKIQIGRRKFMPKQQASGYASYLMKVTTSLSDYLGKQKYPPEWPKTLKEFTIVVESEAGPLMVSPTGQFITPATCPGSILVDFISLNMELARERMKKYAQDKHIEQELMDSCIKQLQLQSLTKDDAITPDKMITSLRDLSQVQLRELQGCKLHITHYYSVLTDGVVCIPWDFQQR, encoded by the exons ATGTCCATGTCGTTGGGCCCCAAGATCCGGAAACTGGTCACCAGCAGGCGGCACTTCCTGCTTTTGCGCCGATCGCTGAACCAAG ATCTGACGACGGCGCTGAGACCCTTCTACTTCGCTGTGCATCCGGACTTCTTTGCCCAGCATCCGGAGCAGAGGAACACCAACGAGAACTCGCTGAAATTGCTAAGTGAGCATTTGGAGGCTCTGTATGAACGCAGGCAGCGAAGTGGGGACAACCAAGTGCTCAAGTTCTATGTGCGCACTAGTGCGGATGCTGACAAGCGAGACTCCTTCAAGCTCATCCAGATACGCACGGACTGGCAGAGTACCCGAGATCCCAAAACCTTTATACAGGGTCTTCTGGAGTCCTGCAACTTGTCCACGGAGTATGTGAAGAACATTAAGGCGCAGCCTGAGTCGCCAAAGACCTCTGGCCTGGATATTAAACCAAGCCGGGACTATCACTATGACATGGAGTTCGCCGAATTCGAATCTCAGTTAAAGAAT GAGCGTGCCAGCAAGCGTCCAGTGCTGACCAGCTGGCTGGAGGAGAATGCCGCCACAGCCAAACAACGCTCTAAGGAAACTGCGGATCTGCAGGCCGAAATCGACAAGCTTAAAAAAGTGCTGGTAGAGAAACTGGAGTTGCAAGATGCCCGCTACGAGTGCGGCTGGAACATTGAGCACTACCGCGGCTGCTTGAAAACCTTGGAGCGACTGTCCAACACCCATTTGTTGGAAATGGCTTCCTTGAAAGGTCGCATAGTGGTTTTTGCTCCCTTTACGGGCATCAGTTTAGAAGGTCATGTGATGCTATTTACCGGCGATGTGCTCAGCACCTGGATTGACTTCATCAAGAACATTCCGCACCATGATGCCTATTTAAAGGTGGTGCCCGTGTATGAACGCACACTCTCTCAGGTTCTCCTGAAGATCCAGATAGGCCGTCGCAAGTTTATGCCGAAACAACAAGCAAGCGGCTATGCAAGCTACCTCATGAAGGTGACCACTTCGCTCAGCGATTACctaggcaaacaaaaatatccGCCGGAATGGCCAAAAACGCTGAAAGAGTTCACCATAGTGGTGGAATCAGAGGCAGGTCCTCTGATGGTAAGCCCCACGGGTCAGTTTATCACACCAGCCACCTGTCCGGGATCCATACTCGTGGACTTCATCAGCTTAAACATGGAGCTGGCCAGGGAGCGAATGAAAAAGTACGCGCAGGACAAGCACATCGAGCAGGAGCTAATGGACTCGTGCATTAAGCAGCTACAGCTGCAGTCGCTGACCAAAGATGACGCCATAACCCCAGACAAAATGATAACATCTCTAAGAGACTTATCCCAGGTGCAGTTGAGAGAATTGCAGGGATGCAAGCTCCACATAACCCACTACTACTCGGTACTGACCGACGGCGTTGTGTGCATACCCTGGGATTTTCAGCAGAGGTAG
- the LOC120449357 gene encoding U6 snRNA-associated Sm-like protein LSm5: protein MTAVPPPSNISTLMPLELVDKCIGSRIHIIMKNDKEMVGTLLGFDDFVNMLLDDVTEYENTPDGRRITKLDQILLNGNNITMLVPGGELAE, encoded by the exons aTGACTGCCGTTCCTCCCCCTTCCAACATCTCTACGCTGATGCCTTTGG AACTGGTGGACAAATGCATCGGTTCCCGCATCCACATCATCATGAAGAACGACAAGGAGATGGTGGGCACTCTTCTGGGATTCGATGACTTTGTGAATATGCTGTTGGACGACGTGACGGAGTATGAGAACACGCCTGATGGACGCCGCATCACCAAACTGGATCAGATTCTGCTCAATGGCAACAACATCACAATG TTGGTGCCTGGCGGAGAGTTGGCGGAGTAG